A single Myxococcales bacterium DNA region contains:
- a CDS encoding dihydroorotate dehydrogenase-like protein, translated as MDLHTTYMGLELQSPVLLAACPISDDVGMVSRCVDAGAGAVVMRSLFEEQIDNELRPHANAHNPEDPHDLQFSSTVNRYLEQVSRLKDALDVPVIGSINGTTLGGWVRFAEMIQRAGADALELNVYYLATDPDEDPRAVEQRYLDLLSAMRIRVTIPLSIKLSPFFSAPVYMAKRLVSAGADSLVLFNRFYQPDIDLGRQRVSSLIQLSTSSSLNLRLRWLAAIFGKTKADLACTGGVHTGIDALKAISAGASVVQMASAVLQRGSEAIVDVTDGMRTWMREHDLDNLDEFRGSMSITRCKDPAGLYRANYLRALHDWQAIDPL; from the coding sequence ATGGACCTTCACACCACCTACATGGGCCTGGAGCTGCAAAGCCCCGTCTTGCTCGCCGCCTGTCCGATCTCGGACGACGTGGGCATGGTGAGCCGCTGTGTCGACGCAGGCGCCGGGGCCGTGGTCATGCGTTCCCTCTTCGAGGAGCAGATCGACAACGAGCTGCGCCCGCACGCGAACGCGCACAACCCCGAAGATCCCCACGACCTGCAGTTCTCTTCCACCGTGAACCGTTACCTGGAACAGGTGAGCCGCCTCAAGGATGCCCTGGACGTGCCCGTCATCGGCTCGATCAACGGCACCACCCTTGGTGGCTGGGTGCGCTTCGCCGAGATGATTCAACGTGCCGGCGCCGATGCGCTCGAGCTGAACGTCTACTACCTCGCGACGGATCCGGACGAGGACCCGCGCGCCGTCGAGCAACGCTACCTGGATCTGCTGAGTGCCATGCGCATCCGGGTCACGATCCCGCTGTCCATCAAGCTGTCGCCCTTCTTTTCGGCCCCCGTGTACATGGCCAAACGCCTGGTCAGCGCCGGGGCGGACAGCCTGGTGCTGTTCAACCGCTTTTACCAGCCGGATATCGATTTGGGTCGGCAGCGCGTGAGCTCCTTGATCCAGCTTTCCACCTCGAGCTCGCTGAATCTGCGCCTGCGTTGGCTGGCCGCCATCTTTGGCAAAACCAAGGCTGACCTCGCCTGCACGGGCGGAGTTCACACGGGTATCGATGCCCTCAAGGCGATCTCGGCAGGGGCGTCCGTGGTGCAGATGGCTTCGGCCGTGCTGCAGCGAGGCTCCGAGGCCATCGTGGACGTCACGGACGGCATGAGAACGTGGATGCGTGAGCACGACCTCGACAACCTCGACGAGTTCCGCGGCAGCATGAGCATCACCCGCTGCAAAGATCCGGCGGGCCTCTACCGCGCTAATTATTTGCGGGCCCTGCACGACTGGCAGGCCATCGATCCCCTTTGA
- a CDS encoding peroxiredoxin gives MTAKVQHPAPAFSCQAMQNGEFRTVSLADYKGKYLVLFFYPLDFTFVCPTEILAFSDRSDEFQKLGAEVVGASIDSVFSHLAWWNTTRKEGGIQGVKIPLLADVTKEVSRAYDVLIEDGADAGVALRGLFVIDPEGKLRHSTINDLPIGRSVDEALRVIQALRFHAEHGDVCPADWKPGKDGMKADPKGSKAYFGKAGQ, from the coding sequence ATGACCGCCAAGGTTCAACACCCGGCCCCTGCCTTTTCTTGCCAGGCCATGCAAAACGGAGAGTTCCGCACGGTCTCGCTCGCCGACTACAAGGGCAAGTACCTGGTGCTGTTTTTCTACCCGCTCGACTTCACCTTCGTGTGCCCCACGGAGATCCTGGCTTTCTCCGACCGGTCCGATGAGTTCCAGAAGCTCGGCGCCGAGGTGGTGGGTGCCTCGATCGACAGCGTGTTTTCGCACCTGGCGTGGTGGAACACGACGCGCAAGGAGGGCGGCATCCAGGGCGTGAAGATCCCCTTGCTCGCCGACGTGACCAAGGAAGTGTCCCGCGCTTACGACGTGCTCATCGAGGACGGCGCTGATGCCGGCGTGGCGCTGCGCGGCCTGTTCGTGATCGACCCCGAAGGCAAGCTGCGCCACAGCACCATCAACGACCTGCCCATCGGCCGCTCGGTCGACGAGGCGCTGCGCGTGATTCAGGCCCTGCGCTTTCACGCCGAGCACGGCGACGTGTGCCCGGCCGACTGGAAGCCCGGCAAAGACGGCATGAAGGCTGACCCGAAGGGCTCGAAGGCCTACTTCGGCAAGGCCGGCCAGTAA
- a CDS encoding YkgJ family cysteine cluster protein, with protein sequence MDMAVSRRPSARNLLVTRPGACFTCHADGSCCTSIHLLGPVSRREMVPVQRLRKNAFTYDSSVRGYVFSYKKDGTCVFLRKDNLCGVHAKVGLEDKPATCRKFPYSLVATPDGRRVVTAHRCSCRTMGERAPLDPSTVESEIRIEGEPLRSERSVLGRIPLAPRQNVGFETWKQTETELLTRLAKLENPWTVLRGKPFPKLKKRQWADVAEDFHDQYDDSSFEIAKAWFGDAILHVVEGEKFPDRARPWARFYDGAEKRATLLRKPREMLNDWAADAIWSFDWMDWGTFARARHELATRLAVADAIGRHLKKRGVRADRAYAEALLVIELVGITEHWDEVVPLMPNK encoded by the coding sequence ATGGATATGGCCGTTTCCCGCCGCCCGAGCGCCCGCAACCTTCTCGTAACGCGCCCCGGGGCTTGTTTCACCTGCCACGCCGATGGCTCCTGCTGCACCAGCATCCACCTCCTGGGCCCCGTGAGCCGCCGGGAGATGGTGCCCGTACAGCGCCTCCGGAAAAACGCCTTCACCTACGATAGCTCCGTGCGCGGATACGTGTTTTCCTACAAAAAGGACGGCACGTGCGTGTTCCTGCGCAAGGACAACCTGTGCGGCGTGCACGCCAAGGTGGGCCTCGAGGACAAACCCGCCACCTGCCGCAAGTTCCCCTATTCCCTGGTGGCCACCCCGGATGGCCGCCGGGTGGTCACCGCCCACCGCTGCTCCTGCCGCACCATGGGCGAGCGCGCCCCCCTTGATCCCAGCACCGTGGAAAGCGAGATCCGCATCGAGGGCGAGCCGCTCCGCTCCGAGCGCAGCGTTCTCGGCCGCATCCCGCTGGCGCCGCGCCAGAACGTGGGCTTCGAGACCTGGAAGCAGACCGAAACGGAGCTGCTCACCCGCCTGGCCAAGCTGGAGAACCCCTGGACGGTGTTGCGGGGCAAGCCCTTCCCCAAGCTGAAAAAGCGGCAGTGGGCCGACGTGGCCGAGGACTTTCACGATCAATACGACGATTCGTCCTTCGAGATCGCCAAGGCCTGGTTCGGCGACGCCATCTTGCACGTGGTGGAGGGTGAAAAGTTCCCCGATCGGGCCCGTCCCTGGGCGCGCTTTTACGACGGCGCCGAAAAGCGCGCCACGCTCCTGCGCAAGCCCCGCGAGATGCTGAACGACTGGGCGGCCGACGCCATCTGGTCGTTCGACTGGATGGACTGGGGCACCTTCGCCCGGGCCCGCCACGAGCTGGCCACGCGGCTCGCCGTGGCCGACGCGATCGGAAGACATCTCAAAAAGCGCGGCGTGCGCGCCGATCGCGCCTACGCCGAAGCGCTGCTGGTCATCGAGCTCGTGGGCATCACCGAGCACTGGGACGAAGTGGTGCCGCTCATGCCCAACAAGTGA
- a CDS encoding serine/threonine protein kinase — translation MSAPGSLSATPARFPPLLAGRFRLRERVGQGSLAEVWRADEVATARHVALKILHVNLRDNHELCSRFRREFLVTSRIDSPHVVRSYELVEAEGEIFLVMPFVAGTDLERFIHDHGPLDEPQLLTLATHMCEALKAAHAAGVIHRDLKPQNVLVERHATGLCFLLTDFGLAKTMEALGLTTANAVLGTPAYMAPEVVLDGHADPRSDLYSLGALLYEAATGHPPFSGDSPYAVFHQQVSAAVVPLRERGVRLSASAESAILRALEKDPLDRYADAASMAAAITDRAPVENAAGVAVRTQLDPATCPACGGVWLQAVGLCPACGHEALGVSEKRGRVTVMLTGPGKRGSRLTTEAHVQLARVLKKAAVPGLWRKQRSLPRWPVVVAKWLDDHDAKVLVKALSNVGFRVRLVTKPAWLTAEGWGLASQQALKVLGICSFSVTQMLWFFIENVALLGAAGAVVVGSSVAAGARSLRPHIGPVEVDGRALPIALGRRLVKLSRVHERHAAARLLQMVGWLAAQNQQELSDLLCQRALDVTSILATLDEADARWADTNARADEALVALREGERVRVVATADLLRLLAAADAVASRLTVAKARGQDLTSSEQVKDAWKVLEVHLEAQQEVRHLLEGTWKEA, via the coding sequence ATGTCCGCTCCTGGAAGCCTTTCCGCCACACCTGCGAGGTTTCCGCCCCTGTTGGCGGGGCGGTTCCGGCTTCGCGAACGGGTGGGACAGGGCAGTCTGGCGGAGGTGTGGCGGGCAGACGAGGTGGCGACGGCGCGGCACGTGGCGCTGAAGATCCTGCACGTCAACCTGCGTGACAACCACGAGCTTTGCAGCCGGTTCCGGCGCGAGTTCCTGGTCACGTCCCGGATCGACAGCCCCCACGTCGTCCGCTCTTACGAACTTGTCGAGGCGGAGGGTGAGATCTTCCTGGTCATGCCCTTCGTGGCGGGCACGGACCTCGAGCGGTTCATTCACGATCACGGGCCGCTCGACGAACCGCAACTGCTGACGCTGGCCACGCATATGTGTGAGGCGCTGAAGGCCGCCCACGCGGCGGGGGTCATTCACCGAGATCTCAAGCCGCAGAACGTGCTGGTCGAGCGGCACGCAACGGGGCTGTGTTTTCTGCTGACGGATTTCGGGCTGGCGAAAACGATGGAGGCGCTGGGCCTGACCACGGCGAACGCCGTGCTGGGTACGCCAGCGTACATGGCGCCCGAGGTCGTGCTGGACGGGCACGCGGATCCCCGCAGCGACCTGTACAGCCTGGGGGCCCTGCTGTACGAGGCGGCGACGGGCCACCCCCCGTTTTCGGGCGATTCGCCTTATGCGGTTTTTCACCAACAGGTCTCGGCGGCGGTCGTGCCGCTACGCGAACGAGGCGTGAGGCTCTCAGCGTCGGCCGAGTCTGCGATTCTGCGGGCGCTAGAAAAAGATCCGCTGGACAGGTACGCGGATGCGGCGTCGATGGCGGCGGCCATCACGGATCGAGCGCCGGTCGAAAACGCCGCGGGCGTGGCCGTCCGAACCCAGTTGGACCCTGCGACGTGCCCCGCTTGTGGCGGTGTGTGGTTGCAGGCCGTGGGCCTCTGCCCCGCGTGTGGACACGAGGCGCTCGGCGTCTCCGAAAAGCGCGGTCGGGTGACGGTCATGCTGACGGGCCCGGGCAAACGCGGCAGCCGTCTGACCACGGAGGCTCACGTGCAGCTGGCGCGTGTCCTGAAAAAAGCCGCCGTTCCGGGCTTGTGGCGCAAGCAACGAAGCCTCCCCCGGTGGCCGGTCGTGGTCGCCAAGTGGCTCGACGATCACGACGCCAAGGTGCTGGTGAAGGCGCTGAGCAACGTGGGCTTCAGGGTGCGCCTGGTGACAAAGCCGGCTTGGCTGACGGCGGAGGGGTGGGGGCTGGCGAGTCAGCAGGCTCTGAAGGTGCTGGGAATCTGTTCTTTTTCGGTGACACAGATGCTTTGGTTCTTCATCGAAAACGTGGCCCTCCTGGGCGCCGCGGGGGCCGTCGTCGTGGGAAGCAGCGTCGCCGCGGGGGCTCGATCGTTGCGGCCCCACATCGGTCCTGTCGAGGTGGACGGCAGAGCACTCCCGATAGCCCTCGGCCGTCGCTTGGTGAAACTCTCGCGGGTGCACGAGCGACATGCGGCCGCGCGCCTCCTTCAGATGGTCGGGTGGCTGGCAGCGCAGAATCAACAGGAACTATCGGACCTGCTTTGCCAGCGGGCGCTCGACGTGACGTCGATTCTCGCGACCCTGGACGAAGCCGACGCGCGTTGGGCCGATACGAACGCGCGCGCCGATGAGGCGCTGGTGGCCCTTCGGGAGGGCGAGCGCGTGCGCGTCGTGGCAACGGCAGACCTGCTGCGTTTGCTGGCAGCCGCGGACGCGGTGGCCTCCCGTCTGACGGTGGCCAAGGCCCGGGGGCAAGACCTGACATCGTCCGAGCAGGTCAAAGACGCCTGGAAGGTGCTCGAGGTTCACCTCGAGGCACAGCAAGAGGTGCGCCACCTCCTGGAGGGCACGTGGAAGGAAGCCTGA
- a CDS encoding serine/threonine protein kinase, with amino-acid sequence MEGSLIGGRYQVERRLGAGGVAQVFRAHDVQTNAVVAVKSLLPQHAADTLLHSRFLREGTLGLAHPNILPVWDRGEQDGLPYFVTPLAEGGDLQGLLAAPRVQPSCGLARVVGAALASALAHAHAARVLHGDLKPNNVLLKRNGGEVVDPEDLWLADFGSARTAALATMTGASLQWGSAAYLAPECLQGQRPEPRSDLFSLGVILYQLMTGHLPWKTEAPLGRLRQPSPEPFDVDDERLESLVMALLSWDAADRPSSAIEVLRCLEGERSLQRPVVRGVCQRCGASQPADVPVCVACGHEDLPGIILTGGRWHVILRRLDSDPERLERLHALISRFSGQDRVSLLLLEEGKGREDDHRVGTLARSMRLPAALFASLNKPVACSIAEAFRAEGFDVVARRPVFPSRPVAAGVCVPLGMSVWLLFANIRVPTWPTWISPGVIGIGVLLAAVWRPKARWLWAPKSPLFMLRRTGVLRPSLVFAFERLRSVRNLMSSDATKRLLDDLGAAIYRLGARAHADDVAREVGRTFDSWVEGTLSWLEALGPRLAEVEAQLEATREADIARAHGKAKRRLSTASEGEKAALTAALVEWESTLSKRHDLEHERERLTAELYRVLDGTRAAEGT; translated from the coding sequence GTGGAAGGAAGCCTGATTGGCGGCCGATACCAGGTCGAACGGCGCCTGGGTGCCGGGGGTGTTGCACAGGTCTTTCGCGCGCATGACGTTCAGACGAATGCGGTGGTGGCGGTGAAGTCTTTGCTGCCGCAGCACGCGGCGGACACGCTTCTGCACTCGCGGTTCCTGCGTGAGGGCACCTTGGGCCTGGCACATCCAAACATCCTGCCGGTGTGGGATCGAGGCGAACAGGACGGGCTTCCCTATTTCGTCACGCCGCTGGCAGAGGGGGGCGATCTCCAGGGGCTGCTCGCTGCCCCGCGTGTTCAGCCCTCGTGCGGACTTGCGCGGGTGGTCGGGGCAGCGCTGGCCAGCGCACTGGCACACGCGCACGCGGCCAGGGTGCTCCATGGCGATCTGAAACCCAACAACGTGCTGCTCAAACGCAACGGTGGCGAGGTGGTGGATCCGGAAGATCTCTGGCTGGCAGATTTTGGCTCTGCGCGCACCGCCGCCCTGGCGACCATGACAGGCGCCTCCCTCCAGTGGGGGTCCGCCGCGTATCTCGCGCCCGAGTGTCTCCAAGGGCAGCGCCCGGAGCCGCGCAGCGATTTGTTCTCCCTGGGCGTGATCCTGTACCAGCTCATGACCGGGCATTTGCCCTGGAAGACCGAGGCGCCCCTCGGCCGCCTGCGGCAGCCCTCGCCCGAGCCCTTCGACGTGGATGACGAGCGACTCGAGAGCCTGGTCATGGCACTCCTTTCGTGGGACGCGGCAGATAGGCCCAGCAGCGCCATCGAGGTCCTGCGCTGTCTCGAGGGCGAACGTTCCCTGCAACGCCCGGTCGTACGGGGCGTATGCCAGCGTTGCGGCGCTTCGCAACCCGCCGACGTTCCGGTCTGCGTTGCGTGCGGGCACGAGGACCTCCCGGGCATCATCCTGACCGGCGGCCGATGGCACGTCATCCTGCGCAGGCTGGACTCCGACCCAGAGCGCCTCGAACGCTTACACGCACTCATCAGCCGGTTCAGTGGCCAGGACCGCGTCAGCCTGTTGCTTCTCGAAGAAGGCAAGGGGCGCGAGGACGACCATCGGGTGGGGACGCTTGCCCGTTCGATGCGGCTGCCGGCGGCGCTGTTTGCGTCCCTGAACAAGCCTGTCGCGTGTTCCATCGCGGAGGCGTTTCGCGCGGAGGGCTTCGACGTCGTCGCCCGCCGTCCGGTCTTTCCCTCTCGGCCCGTGGCCGCAGGTGTGTGCGTGCCGCTTGGCATGTCCGTGTGGCTCTTGTTTGCCAACATCAGGGTGCCGACTTGGCCCACGTGGATATCACCCGGAGTGATTGGGATTGGTGTGTTGCTCGCGGCCGTCTGGCGGCCGAAGGCGCGGTGGCTGTGGGCACCCAAGTCTCCGCTGTTCATGCTCCGCCGCACCGGGGTTCTCCGTCCCAGCCTTGTCTTCGCCTTCGAGCGGCTGCGGAGCGTGAGGAACCTGATGTCTTCGGACGCTACGAAACGATTGCTCGACGATCTAGGCGCGGCGATTTATCGGCTGGGCGCGCGCGCCCACGCCGATGATGTGGCGCGGGAGGTCGGCCGCACGTTCGACTCGTGGGTCGAGGGGACGCTGTCCTGGCTCGAAGCGCTCGGTCCTCGCCTGGCAGAGGTCGAGGCGCAGCTCGAGGCCACCCGAGAGGCGGACATTGCCCGTGCACACGGCAAGGCCAAGCGGCGTTTGTCGACCGCTTCGGAAGGAGAAAAGGCTGCCCTGACGGCGGCGCTCGTCGAATGGGAGTCGACGCTTTCCAAGCGTCACGATCTGGAGCACGAGCGCGAGCGCCTGACGGCCGAGCTCTACCGCGTGCTCGACGGAACCAGAGCCGCGGAAGGCACTTAA
- a CDS encoding TRL-like family protein, which yields MKSVSLLVAAVGLAAGLSRTPIMGKPYGAGLAYSDVQFNERTEGENSVGMKRGESCAKSILGLVATGDASVATAAQAAGITKVASVDGHHTNILGIFSTYCVIVTGE from the coding sequence ATGAAGTCGGTTTCTCTGTTGGTGGCCGCAGTCGGTTTGGCGGCGGGTCTCTCGCGCACGCCCATCATGGGCAAGCCTTATGGCGCAGGCTTGGCTTACTCCGATGTGCAGTTCAACGAGCGCACCGAAGGTGAAAACTCCGTGGGCATGAAGCGCGGAGAGTCCTGCGCCAAGTCGATTTTGGGCCTCGTGGCCACGGGTGACGCCTCGGTGGCCACCGCCGCGCAAGCCGCGGGCATCACCAAGGTGGCCTCGGTCGATGGCCACCACACGAACATCCTCGGCATCTTCAGCACGTACTGCGTGATCGTGACCGGCGAGTGA